A stretch of DNA from Bacteroidota bacterium:
AAGAACGACCTGATTGTATCGAAGATTTTCTAAACTCTCTTCAATGTTCAGCGCGTTCTGTAAAAGATTGAACTCTTCATTCTCATATACAATTTTCTTCGAAAGTCCGTACGAGTTCAGAGGTTTTCCTTTCAGGTTGAAAACTCCCTGCACATTTACATCGCGCACTTTTGTAATCGAACCGCTCGCGGAATCTCCTTCGCAAATAAATAAAGTTGTTTCCAATCTCCGTTCGTTGTCCTGGTCACCGAGGTGAACTCTGCAATCGCGAAGCTTTCGGTTATGCAATGCCGCTTTACGCGCGCGCTCCTTGGCTATTTTCTGAATGCCCGCCATTTCCTTGCGTTCTTTTTCCGAAGTGATAATTTTTTGCAGAAGCAATTCAGCCGTTTCAGAATTCTTGTGAAGGAAATTATCCAGTTCGCGTTTCAAAAAATCATAGACAAATGTTTTCACGCTCGGACCTTTCGGTCCCATATCCTGCGAACCGAGTTTTGTTTTCGTCTGCGATTCAAAAACCGGCTCCTGCACTTTCACGCTCACAGCAGCCACAATTGAGTTGCGGATATCCGCCACATCAAATTCTTTTTTATAAAACTCGCGAATCGTTTTCACCACCGCCTCGCGGAAAGCAATAAGGTGAGTTCCGCCTTGAGTGGTGTGCGCTCCATTCACAAATGAATAATATTCTTCGCCATACTTCGTATCGTAATGCGTAAGCGCCACTTCAATGTCGTGATTCTTCAGGTGAATGATGGGGTAAGAAATTTTTCCGTTGATTTCTGTCTGTAGTAAATCGTGCAAACCTTTTTCAGAAACTATTTTCTGTCCGTTATAATTTATTACGAGTCCGGGATTCAAATACGCGTAGTTCCACAGCATCCGCTCCACGTGCTCGTTGATGAAATGAAAATTCGGAAACATTTTTTCATCAGGCGTAAACACAATCGTGGTTCCATCGGAATCATTGCTTGAAACAATTTTCGCATCTTTCTCCACCGCTCCGCGCGTGAACTCAATCAATTTTATTTTCCCCTCGCGAACAGATTGCACTTTGAAATAACTCGACAGCGCATTCACTGCTTTCGTTCCCACACCGTTCAGCCCCACAGATTTTTTGAACGCTTCGGAGTCATACTTCGCACCCGTATTTATTTTCGCCACGCAGTCCATCACCTTGCCGAGTGGAATTCCGCGCCCGTAATCGCGCACTGTCACCATTTTATTTTTTATGCTCACATCAATTTTTTTTCCGAAGCCCATTGCGAATTCATCCACCGCGTTGTCAATGCTCTCCTTCAGCAGAATATAAATTCCGTCATCCATCGAAGAGCCGTCTCCAAGTTTTCCGATGTACATTCCCGGGCGAAACCGGATGTGGTCTTTCCAGTCGAGCGACTTAATGCTCGCTTCCGTGTATTTTGGGTCTGTTGCCATATTAAGTTAATCGTTAATCGTTAATCGTTATTTGTTATTCGTTCGTCATACATTGAAGCGAAAGTGCATCACATCCCCATCTCCAACTACATATTCTTTTCCTTCCTGCGCTAATTTTCCTTTATCGCGGCAAGCAGATTCAGAACCCAGCGTAACAAAATCATTATACTTTATTACTTCCGCGCGAATAAATCCTTTTTCAAAATCGGTATGAATCACTCCTGCGGCTTGAGGTGCTGTCATTCCTTTTGTGATTGTCCATGCTTTAACTTCTTTTGGTCCGGCAGTAAAATAAGTTTTCAGTTTCAAAAGTTTATATGCCGCTTTAATTAATTTATTCACGCCTGCTTCTTCCAATCCCAAATCAGCAAGAAAAGTTTTCCTGTCTTCATAACTTTCGAGTTGCGCAATCTCTGCTTCCTGCTGTGCATCTATTAAAACCACTTCTGCATTTTCTTCCTTTGCAATTTTTCTTACCTGCTCCACTCTTGCTCCCTCTCCTTCGGAGAGGGTTGGGGTGAGGCGGACATTACATAAATACAAAACAGGTTTTGCAGTAAGAAGCATTAAATCGGCAACATGAACTTTATCTTCTTCCTTCATCTGCACTGCGCGCGCGGATTTTCCCGCTTCCAGATGTTCCTTATATATAGATAAAACTTCAAATGCTTTCTTTGCGTCTTTATCAACTCCGGCTTTCGCAGTATTTCGTACGCGCGAAAGTTTTTTATCCACGCTGTCCAGATCTTTCAACTGAAGTTCCATATCAATAACTTCTTTGTCGCGCACCGGATTCACAGAACCATCCACATGCACAACATTCGGGTCGTCAAAACAGCGAAGCACGTGAATGAGCGCATCACACTCGCGGATGTTCGCGAGGAATTGATTTCCCAATCCTTCGCCTTTGCTCGCGCCTTTCACCAATCCCGCGATGTCAACTATCTCCACAGCTGTCGGAACAATTCTTTCCGGCTTTACCAGTTCAGCAAGTTTGTTTAAGCGTTCATCGGGAACTGTAATCACTCCCACATTCGGTTCAATCGTGCAGAACGGAAAATTTGCCGCCTGCGCTTTCGCATTTGTTAAACAATTAAACAAAGTTGACTTGCCTACATTGGGCAAACCAACTATTCCGCATTTCAATGCCATAGAGAAACAAATTTAGTTTTCATTATTCTTATTAAGTTAGGAAATAAAATTGGAAATCCACAGACTTATTAACAGAGGAAAAGTGTCAAGCACGAAGTACAAAGTACAAAGACGACAACCGATGAGTTTTGTTTTTGAATTTCATTGTACTTGATACTTGCTACTTTGTACTTGCAGTTATCAACATAAAATCTGTTTTTCAACATTAAATTTTTCTAACTTTATTTACTTTATTTTCACGCGCGATTATGACAACAACCACTCTTTCTCCTTCTGAAAAAACTAAAACCCCCACTGTGAATATTGATGAACTAAAAAAAATCTGCTCGCAGGTGCGAAGAGATATTGTGCGAATGGTTCACGCCTGCCAGTCCGGACATCCGGGCGGTTCGCTTGGCTGCACTGAATATTTTGTTTCGCTCTACTTTCAAATTCTGAAACATAATCCGAAAAATTTTCAGATGGATGGAATCGGGGAAGATGTTTTCTTTTTATCGAACGGGCATATTTCTCCTGTGTGGTATTCTGTTCTCGCGCGCTCGGGATATTTTCCTGTGAAAGAACTTTCCACGTTCAGAAAAATAAATTCCCGTTTACAAGGACATCCGACAACACACGAAGGACTGCCGGGAGTTCGTGTTGCATCCGGTTCACTCGGGCAGGGAATGTCAGTCGCCTGCGGTGCCGCGCTTGCAAAAAAATTGAACGGAGATAAAAATTTTGTTTACTCGCTTCACGGTGACGGAGAAATTCAGGAAGGACAAATTTGGGAAGCGGCAATGTTTGCTTCCGCGCGCAAGATTGACAATTTAATTTCTACTATAGATTGGAACGGTCAGCAGATTGATGGGCCTGTAGATAAAATAATGCCGCTCGGTGATTTAAAAGCAAAGTGGCTCGCATTCGGCTGGGAAGTTTTACAGATGAATGGAAACAATATTGAAGAGGTGCTCAGCGTTATGGCAGAAGCAAAATCACGAACAGGAAAAGGAAAGCCGATTATGATTCTGATGAAAACAGAAATGGGACACGGAGTGGATTTTATGGTTGGCTCACATAAATGGCACGGCATTGCACCCAACGATGAACAACTCGCAAAAGCCCTCGCTCAACTTCCTCAAACACTCGGGGATTATTGATATGATTCAAAAGTCAAAAGTTTTATTTCTTTTTTTCATTTTTAATTTTTCATTTTTAATTTTCAATTCCGCTTTTGCGCAACCATCTCCGCAAAAAACAAGAATCCTTTTTGTGTTCGATGATTCTTTCAGCATGTTCGGTGATTGGCAGAGTGATAAAAAAATTGTAGTTGCAAAAAAACTCATGTCAGAATTTCTTGATAGTTTGATGAAAAATAATTCTTCCGATATAGAAATTGCGTTACGTGTTTATGGACATCAAACTTCTCTTTGGCCCGGACCGGTTAATTGTGAGGATACAAAACTTGAAGTTCCGTTTGCAACCACTCCTGTTTCAGCGCCAAAAATGAAAAAGGTGATTAATGCACTTATTCCTACAGGGACAACTCCGATTGCCTTTTCGCTCGGTAAAGCAGCGTATGATTTTCCGCCCGATAAAAATTCACGAAACATTATTATTCTCATCACCGATGGAATTGAAGAATGCAATGGCGACCCTTGCGCGGTTTCTCTTGAACTTCAGAAAAAAGGCGTCATCATAAAACCGTTTGTTATCGGCATCGGGCTTGATTTGAATTTTGCTGATGCGTTTAAATGCATCGGAAAATTTTATGACGCTTCTTCCGAGGCAGGTTTTAAAAATATTTTAAATGTCGTGGTGGCTCAGGCGATGAACAACACGACAGCAGAAGTTGATTTGCTTGATATAAATAAAAAACCAACCGAGACAGATGTTGCCGTAACTTTTTACGATGAGTTTTCCGGAGCCATACGTTATAACTTCATGCACACGTTAAATATTCTGGGAAACCCCGACACAATTTTTATTGACCCGATTGGAACTTATAAAATGGTGGTGCATACCATTCCTGAAGTGCAGAAAAAGGGAATTAAAATTACTCCGGGAAAACACAATAAAATTTTCATTGATGCCCCACAAGGATATTTATCCTTGAAAGTCGGCGATAATGTGAGCAGTTATGGAAAACTTGAATGCATAGTGCGAAAGAACGGAGAAATGCAAACGCTGCATGTTCAGAATTTTAATTCCTATGAAAAATATCTTATCGGAAAATATGATTTGGAAATTTTATCTC
This window harbors:
- a CDS encoding type IIA DNA topoisomerase subunit B, with the protein product MATDPKYTEASIKSLDWKDHIRFRPGMYIGKLGDGSSMDDGIYILLKESIDNAVDEFAMGFGKKIDVSIKNKMVTVRDYGRGIPLGKVMDCVAKINTGAKYDSEAFKKSVGLNGVGTKAVNALSSYFKVQSVREGKIKLIEFTRGAVEKDAKIVSSNDSDGTTIVFTPDEKMFPNFHFINEHVERMLWNYAYLNPGLVINYNGQKIVSEKGLHDLLQTEINGKISYPIIHLKNHDIEVALTHYDTKYGEEYYSFVNGAHTTQGGTHLIAFREAVVKTIREFYKKEFDVADIRNSIVAAVSVKVQEPVFESQTKTKLGSQDMGPKGPSVKTFVYDFLKRELDNFLHKNSETAELLLQKIITSEKERKEMAGIQKIAKERARKAALHNRKLRDCRVHLGDQDNERRLETTLFICEGDSASGSITKVRDVNVQGVFNLKGKPLNSYGLSKKIVYENEEFNLLQNALNIEESLENLRYNQVVLATDADVDGMHIRLLLITFFLQFFPDLVKNGHLYILQTPLFRVRNKMETIYCYSDKERVSAVTKLGPKPEITRFKGLGEISPDEFKNFIGKDMRLEPVIVGKESPIEKLLSYYMGKNTQERQEFIIDNLRVEKNLEQELTTA
- the ychF gene encoding redox-regulated ATPase YchF; the encoded protein is MALKCGIVGLPNVGKSTLFNCLTNAKAQAANFPFCTIEPNVGVITVPDERLNKLAELVKPERIVPTAVEIVDIAGLVKGASKGEGLGNQFLANIRECDALIHVLRCFDDPNVVHVDGSVNPVRDKEVIDMELQLKDLDSVDKKLSRVRNTAKAGVDKDAKKAFEVLSIYKEHLEAGKSARAVQMKEEDKVHVADLMLLTAKPVLYLCNVRLTPTLSEGEGARVEQVRKIAKEENAEVVLIDAQQEAEIAQLESYEDRKTFLADLGLEEAGVNKLIKAAYKLLKLKTYFTAGPKEVKAWTITKGMTAPQAAGVIHTDFEKGFIRAEVIKYNDFVTLGSESACRDKGKLAQEGKEYVVGDGDVMHFRFNV
- a CDS encoding transketolase, with the protein product MTTTTLSPSEKTKTPTVNIDELKKICSQVRRDIVRMVHACQSGHPGGSLGCTEYFVSLYFQILKHNPKNFQMDGIGEDVFFLSNGHISPVWYSVLARSGYFPVKELSTFRKINSRLQGHPTTHEGLPGVRVASGSLGQGMSVACGAALAKKLNGDKNFVYSLHGDGEIQEGQIWEAAMFASARKIDNLISTIDWNGQQIDGPVDKIMPLGDLKAKWLAFGWEVLQMNGNNIEEVLSVMAEAKSRTGKGKPIMILMKTEMGHGVDFMVGSHKWHGIAPNDEQLAKALAQLPQTLGDY
- a CDS encoding VWA domain-containing protein; its protein translation is MIQKSKVLFLFFIFNFSFLIFNSAFAQPSPQKTRILFVFDDSFSMFGDWQSDKKIVVAKKLMSEFLDSLMKNNSSDIEIALRVYGHQTSLWPGPVNCEDTKLEVPFATTPVSAPKMKKVINALIPTGTTPIAFSLGKAAYDFPPDKNSRNIIILITDGIEECNGDPCAVSLELQKKGVIIKPFVIGIGLDLNFADAFKCIGKFYDASSEAGFKNILNVVVAQAMNNTTAEVDLLDINKKPTETDVAVTFYDEFSGAIRYNFMHTLNILGNPDTIFIDPIGTYKMVVHTIPEVQKKGIKITPGKHNKIFIDAPQGYLSLKVGDNVSSYGKLECIVRKNGEMQTLHVQNFNSYEKYLIGKYDLEILSLPRIKFSNVEINQSKTTTIEIPQAGTASIYKPGPGPSSIYLEEKNELKWVCNLNTNAMQESLVLQPGKYRIIYRPNSAKETFYSIEKKFSVESNAGVQIKLY